In Candidatus Methylomirabilota bacterium, the sequence TCTTCGAGCCCTTCTTCACGACGAAGGGGCCCGACCAGGGCACGGGGCTCGGGCTGTCCACGGTCTACGGTATCGTCAAGCAGCACGACGGGTACGTCGCGGTGGAGAGCGCGCCCGGGCGCGGGGCGGCGTTCACGATCTACCTGCCGCGGATCGACGCGCCCGCCGATGTGATGCGCGACAGCGCCGCGCCGGGCGCCCTGCCGGGCGGTGACGCGACGATCCTGGTCGTCGAGGACGAGGACGAGGTCCGGCGCCTGGTGCGCCAGGTCCTGGGCGGTCTCGGCTACGAGGTGCTCACGGCGCGCGACGGGGCCGAGGCGCTCGAGCTCGGCCGGCGCTTCCGCGGCCCGATCCATCTCCTGCTGACCGACCTCGTCATGCCCGGCCTCACCGGCCGCGAGCTGGCCGACCGCCTGCGGGCGGCGCGGCCCGGCGTGAAGACGCTCTTCATGTCGGGCTACGCCGAGCAGGCCGTCGACCCCGACGACCTGCTCGAGAAGCCCTTCGCGCCGGACGCCCTCGCCCGCCGGGTGGCCGCGGCGCTCCACCCGACCGCGATCAGAGTCGCAGACTCTTCAACACCTGCTCCCGCGCGAACAGGGTGACGATCGGCGCGGAACCGATCGTCCTCTCACCGCGACACGCGCCCTCACGGTTCCCGGGACCGCGCGTGGGCATCGAACGGCCCCGACACGCGCAGGACCTCGTTGGTCTGGAACGCGCTGCGCCGGATCACGACGACGAAGAGGTCGCCGGCGATCCCCGCCCGACGCGTCTCCGGCGTGACCGGCGCCCACGCGAGGCCGCGGGGCGCGTCGCCGTCGGTGAAGCTCGCGAGCTCGATCCTCCTCGCCGCGGCGTCCAGGAC encodes:
- a CDS encoding ATP-binding protein, whose translation is ANLTRQLLAFSRKQTLAPRVLNLNAVVTTVTAMLRRLIGENIELAVALDPRLGQVRADPGQLEQVIVNLAVNARDAMPFGGRLTVETGNVELDDAFVRVRPGSTAGNHVRLRVTDTGVGMDEETRERVFEPFFTTKGPDQGTGLGLSTVYGIVKQHDGYVAVESAPGRGAAFTIYLPRIDAPADVMRDSAAPGALPGGDATILVVEDEDEVRRLVRQVLGGLGYEVLTARDGAEALELGRRFRGPIHLLLTDLVMPGLTGRELADRLRAARPGVKTLFMSGYAEQAVDPDDLLEKPFAPDALARRVAAALHPTAIRVADSSTPAPARTG